A genomic window from Armatimonadota bacterium includes:
- a CDS encoding DUF6062 family protein: MTRPPERADTDLVFARVEEALAAGGCPICRIGDESAARFLWGYLYERVNDPASRRELIDSRGFCARHAWALVPLRDTMGVAILYRHLLQDLAAGIRRAAASRPRRARSSLRLRAALRPSGECPACLHVRTMEDGALHALLPRIARAEVWERLCGPSALCLPHFLRAVSLADERTAARLIDAELAALDDLGRHLDELIRKHDYRFSAEPIAPEEAASWMRAIELLVGAEGRTASSFRRAKTNPRSDRPGESS, from the coding sequence GTGACGCGACCGCCGGAGCGCGCCGACACGGATCTCGTCTTCGCCAGGGTGGAAGAGGCGCTGGCGGCGGGGGGGTGTCCGATCTGCCGGATCGGAGACGAGAGCGCCGCCCGGTTCCTGTGGGGATACCTCTACGAGCGGGTGAACGATCCCGCCAGCCGCCGCGAATTGATCGACTCGCGCGGTTTCTGCGCCCGCCATGCCTGGGCCCTCGTCCCGCTCCGCGACACCATGGGCGTCGCCATCCTCTACCGCCATCTCCTTCAGGACCTCGCCGCCGGCATCCGGCGAGCGGCGGCGAGCCGACCGCGCCGGGCACGGTCGTCGCTGCGCCTGCGCGCCGCGCTCCGTCCGAGCGGCGAGTGTCCGGCCTGCCTGCACGTGCGGACGATGGAGGACGGCGCCCTGCACGCCTTGCTGCCGCGGATTGCCCGCGCGGAGGTGTGGGAACGCCTGTGCGGCCCTTCCGCCCTCTGCCTGCCCCACTTTCTCCGCGCCGTCTCGCTTGCCGACGAGCGGACGGCGGCGCGACTGATCGACGCCGAGCTCGCGGCCCTGGACGACCTCGGGCGGCATCTGGACGAACTCATCCGTAAGCACGACTACCGCTTCAGCGCCGAGCCCATCGCTCCGGAGGAAGCGGCCTCCTGGATGCGGGCCATCGAGCTGCTGGTTGGTGCGGAGGGAAGGACTGCGTCTTCTTTCCGGAGGGCGAAGACGAATCCTCGGTCGGACCGCCCAGGAGAGTCGTCGTAA